A genome region from Magnolia sinica isolate HGM2019 chromosome 8, MsV1, whole genome shotgun sequence includes the following:
- the LOC131253044 gene encoding probable pectate lyase 4, whose product MGNGLRLKECEHVIVCNLEFEGGRGHDVDGIQIRTKSRHIWIDRCSLCGYDDGLIDITRESTDITVSRCHFAQHDKTMLIGADPTHTGDRWMRVTIHHCFFDGTMQRHPRVRFAKVHLYNNYTRNWGIYAVCASVESQILSQCKIYEAGKKKEVFRYKTEKAADCEEAASGWVRSEGDLFLNGSQPCLVTGPGVDSVFKASECCSTLTMEAPSVGLKEVLQICTGWQAIPRPPEIASTA is encoded by the exons ATGGGCAACGGTTTACGGCTGAAGGAATGTGAACATGTCATTGTATGCAACCTGGAATTTGAAGGTGGTAGAGGACATGATGTTGATGGCATTCAAATAAGGACCAAGTCAAGGCACATATGGATAGACCGTTGCAGCCTGTGTGGTTACGATGATGGACTGATTGATATTACACGAGAAAGCACAGACATTACTGTTTCAAG ATGTCACTTTGCACAGCATGATAAAACGATGCTTATTGGAGCAGATCCTACACACACTGGAGACAGATGGATGAGGGTGACGATTCATCATTGTTTTTTTGACGGGACTATGCAGCGGCATCCTCGTGTTAGATTTGCAAAAGTTCATTTATACAACAATTACACAAGGAATTGGGGTATATATGCTGTGTGTGCCAGTGTAGAATCTCAG attctTTCTCAGTGTAAAATATATGAAGCTGGGAAGAAGAAGGAGGTATTTAGATATAAGACAGAGAAG GCAGCTGATTGTGAAGAGGCTGCATCTGGGTGGGTAAGGTCTGAAGGTGATCTGTTCCTAAACGGTTCTCAACCTTGTTTAGTCACCGGGCCTGGCGTGGATTCTGTGTTTAAGGCAAGCGAATGCTGCTCGACATTGACTATGGAAGCTCCGTCGGTGGGTCTGAAAGAGGTTCTCCAAATTTGTACAGGATGGCAGGCGATACCGAGGCCACCGGAGATTGCTTCAACAGCGTAA